A region of Methanocorpusculum labreanum Z DNA encodes the following proteins:
- a CDS encoding thiamine pyrophosphate-dependent enzyme — MVDRSIENFECGHRACGGCGASSAVRMILKGYGENTIVVNSTGCLEVFSTPYPETAWKTPWIHSLFENASAVASGIEASLKKQGRLDTEKILVFGGDGATVDIGTLCISGAFERGHDFTYICYDNEAYMNTGIQRSGATPYDADTTTSPAGVCSTGNNLPKKDYPQILVAHGSPYVATASMAYPADLMKKVEKARNIKGPCYIQVHTPCCTGWGFDGAKTMEIGRMAVECGLWVNYEIIDGELTTVKKVKRVPVDDYLKAQKRFRHLFKPLRNDAEIAKIQAIADKNAKKYGIDIE; from the coding sequence ATGGTAGACAGATCTATTGAAAACTTTGAATGCGGGCACAGAGCCTGCGGAGGCTGCGGAGCATCATCTGCAGTCCGTATGATCCTGAAAGGCTACGGCGAAAACACGATCGTAGTCAACTCAACCGGATGCCTGGAGGTTTTCTCAACACCGTATCCGGAAACCGCATGGAAAACTCCCTGGATTCACTCGCTGTTCGAAAACGCATCGGCAGTCGCATCGGGTATCGAAGCATCCCTCAAAAAGCAGGGACGTCTTGACACGGAAAAGATCCTCGTCTTCGGCGGGGATGGTGCCACGGTTGATATCGGAACGCTCTGTATCTCCGGCGCTTTTGAACGCGGACATGACTTCACATACATCTGCTATGACAATGAAGCATACATGAACACGGGAATCCAGCGGTCCGGGGCAACACCCTACGACGCAGATACAACAACATCTCCCGCAGGCGTCTGCTCAACCGGAAACAACCTTCCAAAGAAAGATTACCCGCAGATCCTTGTCGCTCACGGTTCGCCTTACGTTGCCACCGCTTCCATGGCCTACCCTGCAGATCTGATGAAAAAAGTCGAAAAAGCACGAAACATCAAAGGTCCCTGCTATATCCAGGTACACACACCCTGCTGTACCGGATGGGGATTCGACGGTGCCAAGACAATGGAAATCGGCAGAATGGCAGTCGAATGCGGCCTCTGGGTCAATTACGAAATCATTGACGGCGAACTTACAACCGTGAAAAAAGTGAAAAGAGTTCCGGTCGATGATTACCTCAAAGCACAGAAACGCTTCCGTCACCTCTTCAAACCGCTAAGGAATGATGCCGAGATCGCAAAGATCCAGGCAATTGCCGACAAAAATGCCAAGAAGTACGGCATCGATATTGAATAG
- a CDS encoding DUF5803 family protein: MVLLALFAVPAAANSAVYFVSDDGTVLTANATLINQSTFLLVKPGFLGEEVALSVDNLTIQNESGVVEYTQNGKTVSFPAGNYTLNYSAKIENGLVYLKYPEPYNVSVYLPERFQTGHLILGTVGTGGVVSSSDNSSYGSMVTFENTTTASFTFYDDVREPLLYIFLGIWGVVFIIAGIRYLRLKRKPMKDF; the protein is encoded by the coding sequence GTGGTCCTGCTTGCTTTGTTTGCAGTCCCTGCGGCTGCAAACTCTGCAGTGTATTTTGTATCGGATGACGGGACCGTTCTGACGGCGAATGCTACTCTGATTAATCAGAGTACATTTCTCCTGGTGAAACCCGGTTTCTTAGGTGAGGAGGTTGCCCTTTCGGTCGACAATCTGACGATCCAAAACGAGAGCGGCGTTGTCGAGTATACCCAAAATGGAAAAACCGTTTCGTTTCCTGCGGGGAATTACACGCTGAACTACTCTGCGAAAATCGAGAACGGATTGGTTTATCTGAAATATCCCGAGCCGTACAATGTCTCGGTTTATCTCCCTGAACGGTTTCAGACAGGGCATCTGATCTTAGGTACGGTTGGGACCGGGGGTGTTGTATCTTCTTCGGACAATTCATCCTATGGTTCGATGGTCACCTTTGAGAATACAACGACTGCCTCGTTCACGTTTTACGATGACGTGCGTGAACCGCTTCTCTACATTTTCTTAGGGATCTGGGGCGTTGTGTTTATTATAGCGGGCATAAGGTATCTCAGACTGAAACGAAAACCGATGAAGGATTTCTAA
- the thrC gene encoding threonine synthase has product MYKLVCVHCGAEYPPDAIVYNCEKCGHLLAVKYDLSKITITHEEILQRPISLWRYKEFLPVQIEPVTLQEGGTPLYHLKRLGEELGLTNLYAKHEGMNPSGSFKDRGMTLGVSMAKQLGKNIVACASTGNTSASMAVYAAKANMPAVVLLPAGHVALGKVAQALMHGAKVISIRGNFDRALEMVHELCISHGIYLLNSINPYRLEGQKTIGFEVVDQLGCVPDRIVLPVGNAGNISAVYKGLCEWKEIGYIDRLPKMTAIQAEGAAPVVAAIKGQLPEVVVEQNPETVASAIRIGAPVNAEKALRAIRETGGTAESVTDAEILAMQRDLARYEGIGVEPASAASVAGIRKMAEMGLLDKDEKIVCVVTGHLLKDPETVIKQCAPPIEIDPTIEALLAVL; this is encoded by the coding sequence ATGTATAAACTCGTCTGTGTACACTGCGGCGCTGAGTATCCGCCTGACGCCATTGTGTATAATTGTGAGAAATGCGGCCACCTGCTTGCAGTTAAGTATGATCTGAGCAAGATCACGATTACTCACGAAGAAATATTACAGCGTCCTATCTCCCTCTGGCGCTACAAAGAGTTCCTTCCAGTCCAGATTGAGCCGGTCACCCTTCAGGAAGGAGGTACGCCTTTGTATCACCTGAAAAGACTTGGGGAAGAGCTGGGTCTGACCAATCTGTATGCAAAGCACGAGGGTATGAACCCGTCAGGATCATTCAAAGACCGCGGTATGACCCTTGGTGTTTCTATGGCAAAACAGCTCGGCAAAAATATCGTTGCCTGCGCGTCCACTGGAAATACCTCGGCATCGATGGCGGTTTATGCAGCAAAAGCAAATATGCCGGCAGTTGTTTTACTGCCCGCCGGCCATGTTGCTCTTGGCAAAGTTGCCCAGGCACTTATGCATGGAGCAAAGGTCATTTCGATTCGGGGTAACTTTGACCGCGCCCTTGAGATGGTGCATGAACTCTGTATTTCCCATGGAATTTATCTCTTAAACTCCATCAACCCATATCGTCTTGAAGGACAGAAAACGATTGGGTTCGAAGTAGTCGATCAGCTTGGCTGCGTTCCGGACAGAATTGTTCTGCCGGTAGGAAATGCCGGAAACATATCTGCCGTCTACAAAGGATTATGCGAGTGGAAAGAGATCGGATACATTGACCGCCTTCCAAAAATGACAGCAATTCAGGCCGAGGGCGCGGCTCCAGTCGTAGCCGCAATCAAAGGTCAGCTTCCGGAAGTTGTTGTTGAGCAGAACCCTGAAACGGTTGCCTCCGCAATTCGTATCGGAGCTCCGGTGAATGCAGAAAAAGCTCTGCGTGCAATTCGCGAGACCGGCGGAACTGCAGAGTCAGTGACCGATGCCGAGATTCTTGCTATGCAGCGCGATCTCGCCAGATACGAAGGTATCGGTGTTGAACCTGCATCTGCAGCCTCAGTTGCAGGTATCCGCAAGATGGCGGAGATGGGACTTCTCGACAAGGATGAAAAGATCGTATGTGTCGTGACCGGCCACCTGCTGAAAGACCCTGAAACTGTAATTAAACAATGCGCCCCGCCAATCGAGATCGACCCAACCATCGAAGCACTGCTTGCTGTATTGTAA
- a CDS encoding metal-dependent hydrolase, translating into MKGITHIILTMATMLVVLAPLTPSLFTLESIPAVLILILGAFFGSLAPDIDKGKEAAIYHSEIPGARGRKFHLTPVFGYALYYTCYKPLQFLFRIILGKKIYAINGHRELPHSPIGILLISILVTVYLWLICLALSFVPYLSPLYNNSLIFVFGSGFLLGCFLHLLEDTCDNSGIHYFYPFCFSRLRGKVKGDGTDPRPKIFAVVLLIAAFILGVLFISGLIPAIWSYPTTLMVPIVLWVIFLKASGVPARKEVRE; encoded by the coding sequence ATGAAAGGTATAACCCATATCATTCTCACCATGGCAACAATGCTTGTTGTTCTTGCCCCCCTAACTCCATCTCTCTTCACCTTGGAATCCATCCCAGCAGTGCTGATTCTCATATTAGGCGCTTTCTTTGGTTCTCTCGCCCCGGATATCGATAAAGGAAAGGAAGCCGCAATATATCATTCTGAGATTCCAGGTGCCCGCGGCAGAAAATTCCATCTCACGCCGGTTTTTGGCTATGCCCTCTATTATACCTGCTACAAACCGCTTCAATTTCTTTTCCGGATAATTCTCGGTAAAAAAATATATGCTATTAATGGACATCGTGAACTCCCTCACTCACCGATTGGTATTTTATTAATCTCAATTCTCGTTACAGTTTACCTTTGGCTCATATGCTTAGCACTTTCATTTGTTCCATATCTCTCTCCTTTATACAACAACTCCCTCATATTTGTGTTCGGCTCGGGTTTTCTTCTGGGTTGTTTCCTGCATTTACTTGAAGATACCTGCGATAATTCCGGGATCCATTATTTCTATCCCTTCTGTTTTAGTCGCCTGCGTGGAAAAGTCAAGGGAGACGGTACCGATCCGCGTCCAAAAATATTTGCCGTTGTCCTGCTAATAGCCGCTTTCATTCTTGGGGTTCTGTTCATATCTGGATTAATACCCGCAATATGGTCTTATCCGACAACGCTCATGGTTCCAATTGTTCTATGGGTCATCTTCCTGAAAGCATCAGGTGTACCGGCAAGAAAAGAGGTTCGGGAATAA
- a CDS encoding flippase: MRVPAIQRQSTLYLLSTIGITLFGFISTMLFSHLLGKDLMGVYYLFLAYYGIFNMIGDGGFGQAALKRISEGKEQNEYLTAYATLRALLIIVSTLLLLVLSPFFVDLQGYDLIPWIIAALVASFFGHTITYGVYGLGHVGVNNVAVGISDFFRILIQVVAVLLGFSIYGLCGGFIVCIIISGILCLKYFTFKPAKFSFHHISSLATYGFWIFLIGTGSIVFAYADTIFIGYFMTNGDVGVYRTAFQFTSISTFICAAIAGTLTPKISHWSANNHMDKIAPVITRGITFSLLLAIPVAFGGILLSERLLYFFYGADFAAGSTVCSILFIMQIISVFTLLLGVALTASDHARQAFYAAGIAALLNIALNVTLIPIFGINGAAVSTVISFFLNAFLLAHFLKRYIIIRIELIPIAHIIIASLVMALFVFIYIQFVPLDNIIVTLVPVFIGAFIYVLLLFKLDRGIRDEIAGMVTTFGLPWPKWL; the protein is encoded by the coding sequence ATGCGTGTTCCTGCAATACAACGTCAGAGTACTCTCTATTTATTATCGACAATAGGTATCACCCTTTTTGGATTCATATCGACCATGCTCTTCTCCCACCTTCTTGGAAAAGATCTGATGGGAGTCTACTATCTTTTCCTCGCTTATTACGGCATATTCAACATGATCGGAGATGGAGGATTTGGACAAGCAGCTCTTAAGCGAATATCTGAAGGAAAAGAGCAGAATGAATATCTCACTGCTTATGCCACGCTTCGTGCCCTTCTTATTATTGTATCCACGCTTCTTCTGTTAGTTCTCAGCCCATTTTTCGTTGATCTTCAGGGATATGACCTTATCCCATGGATCATAGCTGCTCTTGTTGCCTCATTTTTCGGACACACAATAACATATGGTGTCTACGGTCTGGGACATGTGGGAGTAAATAATGTTGCCGTCGGGATAAGTGATTTTTTCCGCATTCTTATTCAGGTCGTTGCAGTCCTTCTTGGATTTTCCATATATGGGTTATGTGGAGGATTCATCGTCTGCATCATTATTTCTGGCATTCTCTGTCTGAAATATTTCACCTTCAAACCTGCAAAATTCAGTTTTCATCATATCAGTAGTCTTGCAACTTATGGATTCTGGATTTTCCTGATTGGGACTGGATCCATCGTTTTTGCCTATGCCGATACGATTTTCATCGGTTATTTTATGACCAACGGTGATGTCGGCGTGTACCGGACTGCCTTTCAATTCACTTCAATATCCACCTTTATTTGTGCCGCTATCGCCGGGACTCTCACCCCGAAAATAAGTCACTGGAGTGCAAATAATCATATGGATAAAATTGCTCCAGTAATCACCCGTGGAATAACTTTCTCTCTACTATTGGCCATTCCTGTTGCTTTTGGTGGAATCCTTCTTTCAGAACGATTGCTATATTTCTTCTACGGGGCTGATTTCGCCGCTGGTTCTACAGTATGTTCGATTCTCTTTATTATGCAGATTATCTCAGTGTTCACACTGCTTCTCGGCGTTGCGCTTACCGCATCGGATCATGCCCGTCAGGCATTCTATGCCGCCGGAATCGCTGCTCTCCTCAACATTGCTCTGAATGTAACCCTAATTCCGATCTTTGGGATTAATGGGGCAGCCGTCTCCACTGTAATTAGTTTCTTCCTGAATGCTTTCTTACTGGCTCACTTCCTCAAACGTTACATCATCATCCGGATCGAGCTCATCCCAATAGCCCATATAATCATCGCGTCTCTCGTCATGGCTCTCTTTGTCTTCATCTACATACAATTCGTCCCTCTTGACAACATCATCGTCACCCTTGTTCCGGTCTTCATCGGTGCCTTCATCTACGTCCTTCTTCTCTTCAAACTAGATCGCGGCATCCGTGATGAAATTGCCGGCATGGTTACAACTTTCGGCCTCCCCTGGCCAAAATGGCTGTAA
- the rfbF gene encoding glucose-1-phosphate cytidylyltransferase, with amino-acid sequence MKVLILAGGMGTRLAEETSIIPKPMVEIGGHPILWHIMKIYSHYGYTDFIILLGYKGYIIKEFFANYFLHRSDVTFDLEKNQMTIHEQHCEPWRVTLIDTGLNTMTGGRVLRAKKYVGNEPFMLTYGDGVSDVNIKKLVEFHNAHGKLATMTSVQPEGRFGALVSKPDGQITSFMEKPAGDGAWINAGFFVLQPEVFDYIKEGDATIFERSPLEKLAKDGELYTYKHNSFWKCMDTLRDKQQLQEVWDEGHAPWKGWDE; translated from the coding sequence ATGAAAGTCCTCATCCTAGCCGGCGGTATGGGCACACGCCTTGCCGAAGAAACCAGTATAATCCCAAAACCCATGGTCGAGATCGGCGGGCACCCGATCCTCTGGCACATCATGAAGATCTACTCTCACTACGGATATACTGACTTCATCATTCTTCTTGGATACAAAGGTTATATCATCAAAGAATTTTTTGCGAACTACTTCCTGCATAGAAGCGATGTCACCTTCGATTTGGAAAAAAATCAGATGACCATACATGAACAGCACTGCGAACCCTGGAGGGTAACCTTGATTGATACAGGCTTGAATACCATGACAGGAGGACGTGTTCTTCGCGCCAAAAAATATGTCGGAAACGAACCATTCATGCTTACCTATGGCGACGGGGTCTCTGATGTGAATATCAAAAAACTCGTCGAGTTCCATAATGCTCACGGCAAACTTGCCACCATGACCTCTGTCCAGCCGGAAGGACGATTCGGCGCTCTCGTCTCCAAACCCGACGGGCAGATCACATCCTTCATGGAAAAACCGGCAGGCGATGGAGCATGGATCAACGCAGGATTCTTTGTCCTTCAACCTGAAGTCTTTGATTACATCAAAGAGGGAGACGCTACGATATTTGAACGTTCTCCCCTTGAAAAGCTCGCAAAAGACGGAGAATTATACACCTACAAACACAACAGCTTCTGGAAATGCATGGATACGCTCCGTGACAAACAGCAGCTGCAGGAAGTCTGGGACGAAGGACACGCACCTTGGAAAGGCTGGGATGAATGA